In Cicer arietinum cultivar CDC Frontier isolate Library 1 chromosome 1, Cicar.CDCFrontier_v2.0, whole genome shotgun sequence, one DNA window encodes the following:
- the LOC101498374 gene encoding transmembrane 9 superfamily member 10-like isoform X3 has translation METMARGLWICVCFMFLIHISTCFYLPGVAPEDFHKITLLTVLRILGKFFVVTVLRTPLTWILDNLPLVVPLRRPDQESSLVYLHGFLVGLKGQYAGNKDEKHFIHNHLTFVVKYHRDHITELSRIVGFEVKPFSVKHEYEGDWDENTRLTTCVPHAKKTISGSEAPQEVEDKKEIIFTYDVEFQESDVKWASRWDSYLLMADDQIHWFSIINSLMIVLFLSGMVAMIMLRTLYRDISKYNQLETQEEAQEETGWKLVHGDVFRPPSNSDLLCVYVGTGVQFFGMVLVTMIFAALGFLSPSNRGGLMTAMLFLWALMGLSGGYSSARLYKMFKGTEWKRITLKTAFMFPSTVFAIFFVLNALIWGQRSSGAVPFGTMFALVFLWFGISVPLVFLGGHIGFKKPGIEDPVKTNKIAREIPEQAWYMNSVFSILIGGILPFGAVFIELFFILTSIWLHQFYYIFGFLFIVFLILLVTCAEITIVLCYFQLSSEDYLWWWRSYLTSGSSALYLFLYAVFYFFTKLEITKPVSGVLYFGYMLLLSYGFFVVTGTIGFYACFWFTRLIYSSLKID, from the exons ATGGAAACCATGGCGAGAGGACTATGGATCTGTGTGTGTTTTATGTTCCTTATCCACATTTCTACTTGTTTTTACCTTCCTGGTGTTGCACCCGAAGATTTCCACAAG ATCACATTGTTGACAGTGCTGAGAATCTTGGGGAAGTTCTTCGTGGTGACCGTATTGAGAACTCCCCTTACATG GATTCTAGACAATCTTCCTTTGGTTGTACCCCTTCGACGACCTGATCAGGAATCTTCTTTAGTGTATTTGCATGGCTTCTTAGTTGGTCTTAAAGGACAATATGCTGGA AACAAGGATGAAAAGCACTTTATCCATAACCACTTAACTTTTGTGGTAAAGTATCACCGAGATCATATAACAGAGTTGTCAAGGATTGTAGGCTTTGAGGTTAAACCTTTCAG TGTTAAGCATGAATATGAAGGTGATTGGGATGAGAACACCCGCTTAACCACTTGCGTTCCTCATGCTAAAAAGACAATCTCAGGCTCCGAAGCTCCTCAAGAGGTTGAAGATAAGAAGGAAATTATTTTCACCTATGATGTTGAGTTCCAG GAAAGTGATGTAAAGTGGGCATCTCGTTGGGATTCCTATCTTTTAATGGCAGATGATCAAATTCACtggttttcaattattaattctTTAATGATTGTACTTTTCCTATCTGGTATGGTGGCTATGATAATGTTAAGGACACTTTACCGCGATATCTCAAAGTATAATCAATTGGAGACACAAGAGGAAGCGCAGGAAGAGACGGGGTGGAAACTTGTCCATGGTGATGTTTTTAGGCCTCCTTCAAACTCAGATTTATTGTGTGTATATGTTGGAACAGGTGTTCAGTTTTTTGGAATGGTTCTTGTCACTATGATATTTGCTGCACTTGGATTTCTGTCTCCCTCAAATAGAGGGGGGTTAATGACTGCTATGCTTTTTCTCTGGGCTCTTATGGGGCTATCTGGTGGATATTCATCAGCGCGTCTTTACAAGATGTTCAAGGGAACAGAATGGAAAAGAATCACTCTCAAAACAGCTTTTATGTTTCCTTCTACTGTGTTTGCAATATTCTTTGTTCTTAATGCTCTTATTTGGGGACAAAGGTCTTCAGGGGCAGTTCCATTTGGTACAATGTTTGCTCTTGTTTTCTTATGGTTTGGCATCTCAGTTCCACTTGTATTTCTTGGTGGTCACATAGGTTTTAAAAAGCCTGGGATTGAGGATCCTGTGAAGACAAATAAGATTGCAAGGGAAATCCCAGAGCAGGCTTGGTACATGAACTCAGTCTTCTCTATTCTAATTGGAGGCATACTCCCTTTTGGTGCTGTCTTCATTGAGCTTTTCTTTATTCTCACATCAATCTGGTTGCATCaattttactatatatttgGTTTTCTGTTCATCGTGTTCCTCATCCTTCTTGTTACTTGCGCCGAGATCACAATAGTTCTTTGTTACTTCCAACTTTCTAGCGAGGACTACCTCTGGTGGTGGAGGTCATATCTCACTTCAGGTTCCTCTGCACTTTATCTTTTCCTATATGCTGTATTTTATTTCTTCACAAAGCTTGAGATCACAAAACCAGTATCTGGAGTCTTGTATTTTGGTTACATGTTGCTTCTTTCGTACGGTTTCTTCGTGGTGACTGGTACAATTGGTTTCTATGCATGCTTTTGGTTCACCAGGCTAATTTATTCTTCTCTGAAAATTGATTGA
- the LOC101498374 gene encoding transmembrane 9 superfamily member 10-like isoform X1 produces METMARGLWICVCFMFLIHISTCFYLPGVAPEDFHKGELLRVKVNKLSSTKTQLPYSYYSLPYCRPDHIVDSAENLGEVLRGDRIENSPYMFKMREPQMCNVVCRLILNAKTTKEFKDKIDDEYRVNMILDNLPLVVPLRRPDQESSLVYLHGFLVGLKGQYAGNKDEKHFIHNHLTFVVKYHRDHITELSRIVGFEVKPFSVKHEYEGDWDENTRLTTCVPHAKKTISGSEAPQEVEDKKEIIFTYDVEFQESDVKWASRWDSYLLMADDQIHWFSIINSLMIVLFLSGMVAMIMLRTLYRDISKYNQLETQEEAQEETGWKLVHGDVFRPPSNSDLLCVYVGTGVQFFGMVLVTMIFAALGFLSPSNRGGLMTAMLFLWALMGLSGGYSSARLYKMFKGTEWKRITLKTAFMFPSTVFAIFFVLNALIWGQRSSGAVPFGTMFALVFLWFGISVPLVFLGGHIGFKKPGIEDPVKTNKIAREIPEQAWYMNSVFSILIGGILPFGAVFIELFFILTSIWLHQFYYIFGFLFIVFLILLVTCAEITIVLCYFQLSSEDYLWWWRSYLTSGSSALYLFLYAVFYFFTKLEITKPVSGVLYFGYMLLLSYGFFVVTGTIGFYACFWFTRLIYSSLKID; encoded by the exons ATGGAAACCATGGCGAGAGGACTATGGATCTGTGTGTGTTTTATGTTCCTTATCCACATTTCTACTTGTTTTTACCTTCCTGGTGTTGCACCCGAAGATTTCCACAAG GGAGAGTTGTTGAGGGTGAAAGTGAACAAATTGTCTTCTACAAAAACACAACTTCCTTACTCTTACTATTCTCTGCCTTATTGTCGTCCAGATCACATTGTTGACAGTGCTGAGAATCTTGGGGAAGTTCTTCGTGGTGACCGTATTGAGAACTCCCCTTACATG TTTAAAATGCGAGAGCCACAAATGTGCAATGTTGTTTGTCGTCTAATTCTTAATGCGAAAACAACTAAAGAGTTCAAGGATAAGATAGATGATGAATATCGGGTGAACAT GATTCTAGACAATCTTCCTTTGGTTGTACCCCTTCGACGACCTGATCAGGAATCTTCTTTAGTGTATTTGCATGGCTTCTTAGTTGGTCTTAAAGGACAATATGCTGGA AACAAGGATGAAAAGCACTTTATCCATAACCACTTAACTTTTGTGGTAAAGTATCACCGAGATCATATAACAGAGTTGTCAAGGATTGTAGGCTTTGAGGTTAAACCTTTCAG TGTTAAGCATGAATATGAAGGTGATTGGGATGAGAACACCCGCTTAACCACTTGCGTTCCTCATGCTAAAAAGACAATCTCAGGCTCCGAAGCTCCTCAAGAGGTTGAAGATAAGAAGGAAATTATTTTCACCTATGATGTTGAGTTCCAG GAAAGTGATGTAAAGTGGGCATCTCGTTGGGATTCCTATCTTTTAATGGCAGATGATCAAATTCACtggttttcaattattaattctTTAATGATTGTACTTTTCCTATCTGGTATGGTGGCTATGATAATGTTAAGGACACTTTACCGCGATATCTCAAAGTATAATCAATTGGAGACACAAGAGGAAGCGCAGGAAGAGACGGGGTGGAAACTTGTCCATGGTGATGTTTTTAGGCCTCCTTCAAACTCAGATTTATTGTGTGTATATGTTGGAACAGGTGTTCAGTTTTTTGGAATGGTTCTTGTCACTATGATATTTGCTGCACTTGGATTTCTGTCTCCCTCAAATAGAGGGGGGTTAATGACTGCTATGCTTTTTCTCTGGGCTCTTATGGGGCTATCTGGTGGATATTCATCAGCGCGTCTTTACAAGATGTTCAAGGGAACAGAATGGAAAAGAATCACTCTCAAAACAGCTTTTATGTTTCCTTCTACTGTGTTTGCAATATTCTTTGTTCTTAATGCTCTTATTTGGGGACAAAGGTCTTCAGGGGCAGTTCCATTTGGTACAATGTTTGCTCTTGTTTTCTTATGGTTTGGCATCTCAGTTCCACTTGTATTTCTTGGTGGTCACATAGGTTTTAAAAAGCCTGGGATTGAGGATCCTGTGAAGACAAATAAGATTGCAAGGGAAATCCCAGAGCAGGCTTGGTACATGAACTCAGTCTTCTCTATTCTAATTGGAGGCATACTCCCTTTTGGTGCTGTCTTCATTGAGCTTTTCTTTATTCTCACATCAATCTGGTTGCATCaattttactatatatttgGTTTTCTGTTCATCGTGTTCCTCATCCTTCTTGTTACTTGCGCCGAGATCACAATAGTTCTTTGTTACTTCCAACTTTCTAGCGAGGACTACCTCTGGTGGTGGAGGTCATATCTCACTTCAGGTTCCTCTGCACTTTATCTTTTCCTATATGCTGTATTTTATTTCTTCACAAAGCTTGAGATCACAAAACCAGTATCTGGAGTCTTGTATTTTGGTTACATGTTGCTTCTTTCGTACGGTTTCTTCGTGGTGACTGGTACAATTGGTTTCTATGCATGCTTTTGGTTCACCAGGCTAATTTATTCTTCTCTGAAAATTGATTGA
- the LOC101498374 gene encoding transmembrane 9 superfamily member 10-like isoform X2, with the protein MDLCVFYVPYPHFYLFLPSWCCTRRFPQDHIVDSAENLGEVLRGDRIENSPYMFKMREPQMCNVVCRLILNAKTTKEFKDKIDDEYRVNMILDNLPLVVPLRRPDQESSLVYLHGFLVGLKGQYAGNKDEKHFIHNHLTFVVKYHRDHITELSRIVGFEVKPFSVKHEYEGDWDENTRLTTCVPHAKKTISGSEAPQEVEDKKEIIFTYDVEFQESDVKWASRWDSYLLMADDQIHWFSIINSLMIVLFLSGMVAMIMLRTLYRDISKYNQLETQEEAQEETGWKLVHGDVFRPPSNSDLLCVYVGTGVQFFGMVLVTMIFAALGFLSPSNRGGLMTAMLFLWALMGLSGGYSSARLYKMFKGTEWKRITLKTAFMFPSTVFAIFFVLNALIWGQRSSGAVPFGTMFALVFLWFGISVPLVFLGGHIGFKKPGIEDPVKTNKIAREIPEQAWYMNSVFSILIGGILPFGAVFIELFFILTSIWLHQFYYIFGFLFIVFLILLVTCAEITIVLCYFQLSSEDYLWWWRSYLTSGSSALYLFLYAVFYFFTKLEITKPVSGVLYFGYMLLLSYGFFVVTGTIGFYACFWFTRLIYSSLKID; encoded by the exons ATGGATCTGTGTGTGTTTTATGTTCCTTATCCACATTTCTACTTGTTTTTACCTTCCTGGTGTTGCACCCGAAGATTTCCACAAG ATCACATTGTTGACAGTGCTGAGAATCTTGGGGAAGTTCTTCGTGGTGACCGTATTGAGAACTCCCCTTACATG TTTAAAATGCGAGAGCCACAAATGTGCAATGTTGTTTGTCGTCTAATTCTTAATGCGAAAACAACTAAAGAGTTCAAGGATAAGATAGATGATGAATATCGGGTGAACAT GATTCTAGACAATCTTCCTTTGGTTGTACCCCTTCGACGACCTGATCAGGAATCTTCTTTAGTGTATTTGCATGGCTTCTTAGTTGGTCTTAAAGGACAATATGCTGGA AACAAGGATGAAAAGCACTTTATCCATAACCACTTAACTTTTGTGGTAAAGTATCACCGAGATCATATAACAGAGTTGTCAAGGATTGTAGGCTTTGAGGTTAAACCTTTCAG TGTTAAGCATGAATATGAAGGTGATTGGGATGAGAACACCCGCTTAACCACTTGCGTTCCTCATGCTAAAAAGACAATCTCAGGCTCCGAAGCTCCTCAAGAGGTTGAAGATAAGAAGGAAATTATTTTCACCTATGATGTTGAGTTCCAG GAAAGTGATGTAAAGTGGGCATCTCGTTGGGATTCCTATCTTTTAATGGCAGATGATCAAATTCACtggttttcaattattaattctTTAATGATTGTACTTTTCCTATCTGGTATGGTGGCTATGATAATGTTAAGGACACTTTACCGCGATATCTCAAAGTATAATCAATTGGAGACACAAGAGGAAGCGCAGGAAGAGACGGGGTGGAAACTTGTCCATGGTGATGTTTTTAGGCCTCCTTCAAACTCAGATTTATTGTGTGTATATGTTGGAACAGGTGTTCAGTTTTTTGGAATGGTTCTTGTCACTATGATATTTGCTGCACTTGGATTTCTGTCTCCCTCAAATAGAGGGGGGTTAATGACTGCTATGCTTTTTCTCTGGGCTCTTATGGGGCTATCTGGTGGATATTCATCAGCGCGTCTTTACAAGATGTTCAAGGGAACAGAATGGAAAAGAATCACTCTCAAAACAGCTTTTATGTTTCCTTCTACTGTGTTTGCAATATTCTTTGTTCTTAATGCTCTTATTTGGGGACAAAGGTCTTCAGGGGCAGTTCCATTTGGTACAATGTTTGCTCTTGTTTTCTTATGGTTTGGCATCTCAGTTCCACTTGTATTTCTTGGTGGTCACATAGGTTTTAAAAAGCCTGGGATTGAGGATCCTGTGAAGACAAATAAGATTGCAAGGGAAATCCCAGAGCAGGCTTGGTACATGAACTCAGTCTTCTCTATTCTAATTGGAGGCATACTCCCTTTTGGTGCTGTCTTCATTGAGCTTTTCTTTATTCTCACATCAATCTGGTTGCATCaattttactatatatttgGTTTTCTGTTCATCGTGTTCCTCATCCTTCTTGTTACTTGCGCCGAGATCACAATAGTTCTTTGTTACTTCCAACTTTCTAGCGAGGACTACCTCTGGTGGTGGAGGTCATATCTCACTTCAGGTTCCTCTGCACTTTATCTTTTCCTATATGCTGTATTTTATTTCTTCACAAAGCTTGAGATCACAAAACCAGTATCTGGAGTCTTGTATTTTGGTTACATGTTGCTTCTTTCGTACGGTTTCTTCGTGGTGACTGGTACAATTGGTTTCTATGCATGCTTTTGGTTCACCAGGCTAATTTATTCTTCTCTGAAAATTGATTGA